The genome window ctaaactaaaaattctgaaaattttatggtaaaaatatatgagtctagttttagggaaaattaacggtgCATAATTTGGAGTTAtttagctccagataaaaataatttagtgatactTGACTCGGATAGATgactttaaatatacttaagggtgaataatgaaactttagaaaatgttatttctaagagttttaagtacattaaggatgtggaatggagtggaggaggaggaaaaatatatgtgaatattctgataatatgagtttattttaaaaatagctaatgtacatgttttaggttcagggactaaattgaataaaagtaaaatttttagggtaattttgtaaaaatggaaaaataacgaaatttcaagaattgaatagttttattgtctaaattaataaattgaatgaaattattaatttagatcaagatcgcgTGGAAAGTCGAGGGAAatggaaaatttccaaaatgcccctgtatcatggtatttctgcaatttagcctagtaagtttgtattactgtaattcaaatataattattattaattattgtgttttaattgaaatacatggtaattaaatggaaattgctagtgatatgattttaattgtgagtatgagaaattgtgaactgaatgaaatggaaatgaaacattgaattgcatgggtatgtatcgggtcttgtaggccctatttattatgaatatattttaaggatatattgtaaagaattataaaagcatgttaaaaaaatttgaaagttttaatttagatgaaattttataactcggttaaatacgtttataagtgtatgtgttctagtaatgcctcatgccttattccggcgtcgaatacgggtaaggggtgttacaggcaatcccaattgtagattgacatcttccaaagtgatagtgcactctccacatggaagatgaaatgtgtgcgtctcgggtctccacctctcaatcaatgcactgataagtttcgggtccaacttgcatccccggcctaccgtcgccacgtgccaaaaacctgCTTCCCGtaggtaattctctaccaacggtgatgaaagaccatgcatattacggatatagcattgcaatatccgatctacagacttttataacaaataataaattaataattatttaaaattgcataaataaaaaaatattaaataatatttaaaaattaaatttaacacttaccattttcatttgtttgacgAATATGTGCTTgtcatcaagacgaatcaattctccagccattgctaaattcgtacaaatttttacgatttaaaaaaaattcaaaaaaacaaaatttaaaacttttttaaaaataattaaaagattaaagctcttttaaatagaaatttgagagaaatttgagaggaagttgagagcaaattgagaggaaattgagaggaatttgagagaatattagAGAGAATATTAGAGAAAGGATTtagttgtgaaaaaaatgaaagggatgttttatagttttttttttttttttaccgttggggggtcACCAATGGTCAAAAAAGTAGTCGTTGCTACTGTTCACGCACGGGCAAAGCGCGTCCCCAGGGAAGCGCTTACTTGGCAGGAAAACGCGTCCTTGAGGGCGCGCTTTTGGTCCACGTAGGcaaagcgcttccttgaggaagcatTTTCCTGCCCGGTCCCCTGACATCACGCTGGCGTGGGCGCGCTTTCGGGAAATTGGGTCATTCcggtaattaatttattaccgggcccatttcggtaaattttttaaaaaatgggctttttttagtgttttgccctaaattaaagttgttatttgaatagaattctaaacatattaattatcacttaattaatattaactaattattattttgaataatgttacTTTTGAACCACATAAAGTGAAACTATATTGTATGTTGAATATgtgaaaaatgatttaattattatttgaaaattttctattataatatttgaattgataagttaaaatattttaattatattcattagttcaaataagaaatatttttacactaattacCACAATTAAAGTACAACACATAAAAAGTAACtaaatattaaacatgtaaaatcgCATGCAATGCATACAACATTAGAAGCTAggacatataaaattaatatattttaaaatatatacataagcCTAAACGAACTTAGATtaaacatttacaaatataGACAAAATTACGTAAAAATTGAAGcctatatttaaaattaggctagacttaaataattaagttaattgcTTCAAACATCCTCAAATTATGAACCTTATTAcatccttaaactttaaaacatttaaattacaTCCTTAAACTAtaaatgttatatcaataaagtCTTTCCATTACTAAAATTGTCAATTTAACTATTGAACGAGACATTAGATCTTATGCAACATAATTTAAAGGGTGAACTATATAAATGCCACCCAACTATGCCTGCATTCCTATTTTGGTcagctaaatttaaaaattttcaatttaggcaCTAACGTTTGAATTCATTAATGTTTTGGTCACCCattgttaaattgataaaagaaagtCTTTTTCCAACTgggttttacaaatttatagatGAAGAATACCTTTATTTTAAAAGCTGAAAGCTTTGGTTAGAAAGTTTGAGGATCAagttgatagaatttgtaaatgtaaaggattgaatttattaaattatttagaattaggatcaaattgatagaacaTGTAGGTGTtgaggactaaatgtgttattataccaattagaaCAAGATTTTTCGTTATCAATTTAACGGCGAATGACCAAAACAAGAACGGATTCAAACATTAGTGCctacattgaaaatttttaaagttgactGACCAAAACAAGAATGCGGGAATAGTTGGATGACCATTTGTTTAgtttattgtaatttaaaatgaatattggGTTTTTGAGGTTTTCGAAACTTTTATAGCAATTATTGTTCAGGCTCTCTCGCTCTTTTTTCAGTTTTAccttatttttagttttaaattttaaaagttacatggcaaacattttacttttctttaaaatttttattttaaattatgtcacatgATATTTTACATTTCATTTTGTTGGGATGAAATCCAACCCGAAGAAACATCGCGGAAACACAATCAGTATTCTTTCACtcctgaaaaattaattcagtaATTACGACAAACATAACTATAACACAATATATCAACAATTGATGCAAATAAACCACAATATCataagcaaaaataataaatcgaGACACACTTTTTACGTGAAAAACCCTTTAAAGTAAACGGTAAAAACAACAAAACTTGAAAGTCTACAAAAATTTCCACTATAATCAAAATCTTGCCACAAGATCACAACTAAGCCTCAATAAAAAGTATACAACTTAAATAAGGCTATCAACGAATAATTTCAAACAAACTCtaagaaaaaagttgaaaatatcaCCCAAAAATGAGTTGACTTTTAAAGTCAAAAACCCGAAAGTACATTATCCCAAACGAAAATCAGACCGTACATTAAAGATCTTCGACTGTAGTAATTACCGTAAAAAAAATCAGCTCCAACTAACACCAAACGACCAATTGACAATGGCTGGTctatggaaaaaaaagaaactctTCCATTTTTTCTTTGACTTGTAGCACACACAATTTTTTTAGCAGTCCCCAAAACATATATGTAAAGGGAACATATGAAAATGGGCTCCcgcatatttaataattaaattaacgaTTTAAATAgtagaataattttattaatataactttaacattttgaaattagaatttataatttaatgatgTCTAATGTAATACTAAATAATTAtgtatgataaaaaaattgattcaaaCTCGACTTCACTTAAACCATGAACACATGTAATCTAATATGAACTAGTTGGAACTGAAAACAACCTTATCCAAGATCCGACCCAGCCCAAGTAAACTAAATGGGTATAACCCGGCCCTATATCTGAAACTCATCTTATCCCAATCTTATTGGACAAAATCTGCCCACGTCAGCTCGGATAACTTTTACACCCATCCAGCTCCTTTGGCTTTTATCACCTTCCACTgccaaagaaaaaagaaactccATTTGCTGCCATTGTTACAGTTAAAGTGAAGATCACCATGGCTGCAGCAGCTGCAGCAGCAGTAGTCGGTTCATCCTTCTCTCAATCTATCCACACCCTTAAATGCTTGCATTTCAAGCAACTCGCCGCCGCCGATCATCACCATACCCCCCTCCTCAGAATCCCCTCCGCTCGCGTCTTATCACCTTCTTTGATATCCCATCATCAGTCTTACTTCACTCACGAGCTTTTTCCCATTGCCGTTGTCACAGTTCAGAAGTGGCGCGCGCTTAAGGTGTCCGCCGCTGTTGCTCAACAAGAGACGGCTGTAACCGCCGAAAGTCCGGTGGAGGAAGAGAAGGTCGAGGAGGTAGAAGGTGAGGCTGAAGCTGAAGCTGCAGTTGAGTCTACTGTGAACACTAAACTTTACTTTGGGAACTTGCCTTACAATGTTGATAGTGCCCAGCTTGCTGGGATAATCCAAGAATATGGCAGTCCAGAGCTTGTTGAGGTACGTCCTATGTCTTATGTCATTAATTGAACTCATCAATTACCAGAATGTTGTGGTTCGTTACTCGAGTTTCGGATTAAAATAAGACACCGATATTAGAAACCGGTACTCATCATAAGATTTTCGAATCGGAAAGCACGACTCCATGAACGAATATTTGTGATCGTAATTGCTTATGTTCAAATCATTGTTATCGCCAAATGACTTGAAGTGATGGTTATTGAAATCAGATTGGATTGAATTAAAGTCTAAACAAAAGgtttaaccaattttaaattagatttgagCAAATAgatctctattttcttttaattatttttagttttgtaaatattttaataatttatttaattaaaatcaaatctatTTGTAAATGAAAATTGAGTGGCCTAATTGATTTGACTACCATGGAGTATTAGATAACTAAAATCTCCATACatatgcaataacattagtggATTAAAGACTAAAATAGGATTATTTCCTTAAAGTTGGAGGTTTGATCAGAAACTGGAAGAGAGAAATGCAGGTCTCGTTTCGAATTTTCGTACATTTGAAGGATAAATTTATAATGGAATATTTGCTGATCCTGTCGGATGCAAATTCGAACACGACGTATTTAGAAAAAATGAAAGGTTAGGATCAAATGCGCAATAATTAACTCTTTGCTTCTTCCTCTGAAAATTGACGGATTAATTTGTGCATGATTTCAGGTGCTTTACAATAGGGAGACCGGTAAAAGCAGAGGCTTTGCATTCGTCACCATGAGCACCATTGAAGATTgcaatataattattcaaaaccTCGATGGAAGCGTAAGAACTCGTAATTctaaacacacacacacacgaCACAAATGTTTCAATAATTCAGACAGTAACTCCCTTTTTGGCGTTTCCAGGAGTATCTTGGTCGAACATTGAGAGTGAACTTTTCAGACAAACCCAGAGCAAGAGAACCATTGTACCCGGAAACCGAATACAAGCTTTTTGTAGGGAACCTGTCGTGGTCTGTCACATCTGAAATCTTAACACAAGCTTTCCAAGAATATGGGAATGTGGTCGGAGCTAGGGTTTTGTATGATGGTGAGACAGGACGATCTCGAGGTTATGGTTTCGTTAGCTACTCCACAAAATCAGAGATGGAAGCTGCCATCCAATCTCTCAATGGAGTGGTATTATCATTAtcaatacatgcatatatattggattgatttttatttttagaatattcaTATCCGACATTTATCTAAATATGTTGCATTCGAGTTTAAGTAACCTAGATGAGCAACTCatgtttgtttgattgatgTGTTAGGAACTGGAAGGAAGGGCATTGCGAGTGAGCTTGGCTCAAGGAAGACAACCTGCATGAAACAAAGCATTATTTGGGCTGTAATTTCGTCCATAGTTCTTGATGGAATATTTAATCATtcacataaaattaatatataatgagGACCTCAAAGTTCCCTTTCATTTCTCTGTCTATCAGGGGAAATGGTTTTACTGATCAGTTCGGTAAACTAGGTTTTGATTTAAGTAGATCGATTTATTTGGTTATGtcattaaattgatagatttaatatttaatatttttaattattttataatatattttaaataagttggTTATTCGATCTAGCATATCAATGTCAATATTAAGTCGATTCAGTTAGGTTGGACTATATGATATAAAACTGATGATTCGATTATTGTATATGATGGTTGGTTAAGTCGACCGAACTAATTATTTGCTCACCTTTATCTATGCTCTATAGGAGTGGAACCTCTATTGAAAGGAATGGACAAAACGATCCTTATAAAAGAGATAAAGGAGTATAATAGTTTTTCCATGTCATTAAATacttattttagctttttatatataaagtcACTCACTGttatcaatttttcaatttggattctaccttttatttttactttatttgttggatttttttataacaCAAAATATCAATTGGCAATTAATTAAAGCATAtgtattaatttgtttatttttcgtAGAgaggccaaaatgtaatttaagtaaatatttgaCACATGTTACACTCCCAGCTCAATTATAAATAAGGgcaaagttagaaatttttgagcggaattaaattatctatttttatattagttaaaataaaatttcactaCTTATAGAATTTAAAAACTCTATCGTTACAGATGAAATAATATTCCTTCTTAAATGAcataattgataataaaaattaataaataaataacaaatgataatttttaaattcgctcataaaatttaaaattgataataattaaaaatataaattaatatgaaaatgaattatgatgtcaaatttttagtaccgacttttgtttttctaaataattaattccaCTTAGATaccttgaaattattttttaatgaattataagaaaaaagTAAAACCCTAATAATAACAAGACTTGAATCTAAACCACATATGAAACATTAAACATCCTacacaaaagatagagacaatATTAAAGAGTAAACATGTCATTTCAATAATCATGCCAACAAAGTAAATAactatatttaattaaagaacatgctataaattatatatatacacatatgatattaaaagaaaaatgcaaaatatttttgtttgttttgaaagagaaaattgcaaaatatgtGGAAGTGAAACAGATAGCAAGCTAGCAATAGCCTGCTCAGGGAATTAGggataaaacttattttattttattttatttttaaacatttcttTTTGTTCTATTAAGTCCCCACAAACAAATTCTCCATTCACAGTGACGGCtacaaaatttggaaatttaaaaagaaaaaagaaaacccaaaagtTTCGGTGTAGAGTGCAGACATTAGACAACTGAGCCAAAAATACAGCAAAGCACACTTCCAAAAAAAACAGTGGACAAAAGCTTCTCTCAAATCTATGTTTCTAAAGGTAtcactttcttctttttctttaaataccCATCTTAGGTTTCTTCttacttttattgttttttttttgggtttttttttatgttcatttgagaGTATTGAAATGTGGGAGCTTTTCTTTTTGCTGGTGCAGATCTTGAGGTAGTGAAGGCAGTTTTAGGATCTATTtagaaaaaggttttttttttattcttttagggGTTTTAGGGGGTTTCAGCAATGGCATCTCCTTATCCCATTCCAGTTTCTGCTACTCAggtacttaaaaaaaaaaacccttttttattGCTTTATCTTTGGTTCTTATCtaaaaagttttgatttttattgtttttttgaaATGTGTAGTTGAAATGAATAGATATAAgatctgggtttttttttttttcctttttgttgttgttcttccttatattgggttttaaaattttttcttttcaggtgGGAACATATTTTGTGGGGCAATATTATCAGGTACTTCAACAAGAGCCACACTTTGTGCACCAGTTTTACAGTGATTCCAGTACCATGGTTCGTGTCGACGGCAATTCCAGGGAAACCGCCGCTGCGATGCTGGTACTTTTCTCTAGTTTATCGAGTTTGCATTGTATaaacttcaagaaaaataaagtttttttgatgttttttttttgttacattttcATGGAGTATCTAAGTAGATGGTTCTGTTCAATATTCACAACATTTTAGTTCATTAAATGTATTTGGTGTCGGTTCTTGATATTCGATAATCACATATTGATCGGAAGTTAGCTTTTCGATTTGTAATTAATGGCCCAATGAAAGCAGTAGTAAGGGATAATGTTGTCATTTGGTAATAACGACCCGTTTTCATACtggtttttattgtttatttatgcACTGAATGGATGGTACTATAGGCTTATCGATTccgttttcctttttttttttttttgtcttttttcatTTGGAAGCAAATACATGCTCTTGTTATGTCGCTTAACTTTACCGGGATTGAAATAAAGACGGCATATTCCCTAGAATCTTGGAATGGAGGTGTGCTAGTGATGGTTTCCGGTTCGGTGCAAGTGAAGGATTTCAATTTCAGGAGGAAATTCATGCAAACGTTCTTTCTTGCACCACAAGAGAAAGGCTATTTCGTTCTAAATGACATCTTTCACTATATTGATGAGGAACAAATTCACCAACATCCGGCAGTCCTATTAGCCCAGCACAATCTTGATCTTAAACTCAATGCTTTCATGACAAATCCTGAACCAGGTATTTCCCGTCCTTGTTTGAAATCTATAATTTATAGTGAACTACAAATACAATTCAATGCGACTGTATAGCTTgcatttctttaaatgtattATCCATTTTAGGGAAAGCGTTATTTTTACCATGGCATTGAGATCTATACGTTTTTTATGGAATCATAGATTATTAATTTCAGATTTCTTTTTAATATCTGATTATAGACTGATTCTGTAATATGTCTACATATTAATTCTTGTTGTAGTACCAAGCTATATGCTGGGAGGAGATATCCACGGACGGGAATTTTTGGCTCCCGATGATGCCAAAGAAAATGGTCTTGTTGACAAGTATCGTTTCCCAGAACAACAACTACAGCATGCTCCAGAATCTGAAAGTATTGTGGAGAACAGCAGTGTGCACGAGTCCAATGGTTTGCTTCTGCATACAGTGAATACTGGCCAAGAGCATGTGCCTCCTACTATCGAGGAACCTGTCGGGGAACCCCAAAAGCAAACCTATGCCTCTATTGTATGTTCTACCCGTGGTAGATAATTTCATGTTGTTCATATCCTTATATGCTCAAACgaaatatttgtgtttattgGATTAGAAAAATCAACTTCTTTTCACGACATTGAtgtaatttcttttgttttttgtgtGATTGTCAAAGTTAAGGGTTGCTAAAGGACAACCTGCACCATTAGTCGTTCCTCAGGTTCCTGTTAACAAGAACATGCCACCTGTGTCTGATCTGGATCACGATCATCATCACAACAACTCCTCAAATGCAGTTGAAGTGTCTGGCGCTGATATGGTCAATGAAATTTCACCCGTAGAATATGAAGGTAATAAAGCTTATATGTAACTTTTACTATGTGGGATGGCGACATGTATGAGAGAAGTGAACTCTGTAGAAACTCTACAAGACTTTGTCAATGCAAATCTCGAAATGTTCATCGGGTTTGCAACTTTAGAAAGGCACTTCTTAGCTATAATCTCGAAGCTAAAAATACACGTAGTTAATTTGTTACTTGTGTGTTTTAGGTGAATTAAAATCTGTTTATGTAAGGAACTTGCCCAATACTGTGTCTGAATCTGAAATAATGGAGGAATTCAAGAAATTTGGTGAGATCAGTCCTGATGGAGTGGTGATTCGTAGTCGCAAGGTTCACTTTGTAGCTTCTTTCGTATTCCGATTACGATAGTTTGCCTTTTAATGCTAAAATATTCCGTTTGAGTGCAGGATGTTAGTGTTTGTTACGCGTTTGTTGAATTTGAAGATATGACAAGTGTCCATAATGCCGTCAAGGTCCGAATTTACTTCAAGCACCTACTGAAAAAACCATTTCTCTTGTTTTAGTAGCTAATCTTTAATCCGTGGAAGAACTGTAACTGTAgttttagtaataaattttttgggaaaaaaaatccACGATGATTCTTCACTCTATCTGCTTTAATTGTTGGATTTGAAATCTAAATCAACAGGCGCATTCGTTGTAACATTGAGTtgaatttcaacatttttagtAAGATTTTCGATGTTTTCATTTGTATACTAAATTTAGTCGAATCTTATGTAGGCGGGAATCGCACAGGTTGCCGGACAACAAGTGTATATCGAAGAGCGGAGACCAAACAGCTATATCCCATCTCGAGGCGGAAGTATgcatttctttcccttttcttttcatggATGTACTTCTTTCCTATTGGAATATGTTTTATCGTATACACGAGCATCGTACAAGCCCTGCTACTAGTAGATCCCGAACACGAATTGATAATGAGAGCGTTGCCATCGAAACAGTGGATGCTATTTGTTTTCTATTCTTAATTGAAGTGGTTAAAATATTCCGGACAGGGAGAGGTAGAGGCCGAGGCAGCTATCCAACAGATGCTTCAAGGGGGCGTTTTGGTGCTCGAAGTTACGGCAGGGGTGGTACTTACGACGGAAATGATCGAGACCACAGTAGATCGAGAGGAAATGGATACTACAGGCCGACTCCTCGCCAGGATCGAGTCGTACCTGGAtatcaagcatctagaaatgGAGAAACTTCATAGATTCAGCCTCTTTTACATCATCTATTAAAGGATCAAACCTTTTGGTTTCAGCAATATCAAGATTTTGTTAGATTCaacaatcaatatatataaaataggtGTTTTTCATTGGAAAAAGGAATTGAATTAGGGTTTGTGATCATACATTGAAATTTGttctttcaatatttattagGCAATATATTTGCAGTTTTGGGGCTCATTTTGCTTATGCCTTCAAAAAAGTTCgatctttttttcattttaacatgCAAGTTTTGATCTTTTCAGTTTTTAACCAAAATCATTGGTCCACcccaatttatttattatatgaaaaaattatattggaTTAGACCGATAGAGCGGTTCAACCGTTCAGTTTTCGGATTTTGCCAAAATAATTGATCCGGTCTAAATTATTAACGGAAATTTCGAATTAGATCGGCCCAACTGcttggttttaattttgtaacttcttaatcatattcatatagaaaaaaaagagttaattgcactagatatctcaaaattatgatcctcattttaaattggtctcTAAACTTCAaagcattttaattatatctccaaattaagtttttctATGATTGAAACCGTTGATTTAACCATTAAGtgacatgtaaaattttatgtgaaataatttaaaataaattttttaaagaaaagtaaaatgttgccgcataattttaaaattaaaactaaaaataaagtaaaatagagaaaagagaGAGTGGATgataatttctataaatatttcaaaacttcaaaatcaagtttttacaatattcattttaaattatatcaaataagaTCTGACGTCtcattattagttaaattaacGGTTTTAGTAATGAGGATCTTCTTGATATAACATTGATAGTTTAAAGATATAAtcgaatattttaaagtttgagaactaatttaaaataaagaccataatttaaagatgtttgctacagttaattcataaaaaaataatgtcattaagtcaaaatataaaaaaaaccataacaatatttaataaaaaataaactctaTTAATTACGAAATAATCgagattaaatataattatcaaatgcggaaagttttaattaaatatgtatttgaaataaaaaaaattgatttttttcctaGAAAAAATGGccctaaatttataataattaatcctaattaaattcttaaaaaaacaaagaaaaaacttTGTCGTTGGTTTTTGTTTCTTACACCACCTCCAATGGCAGTTAAGAAATAACGAACACATGTCAAGAACAACGGTTTCCTCTTTTATTACCACAAATCCCGCACTATTTTTCAAATGCCCTCCATTTCattttgcctttattttctcatcACTGATTCATTTTTCTCTCTGCCATTGTTGTCGTCGAACATGGCTGACGACGACAAAGGGCCGGAGTTTGGATATTAATTGTATGAATAACTTTAGCCGCGACAAAGGAAATtccaaaaaaaggaaagaaggaaCAAACATTAACAGGttcttcattgttttctttttttgtcctTCCTTGTTGTGTAATCATGAGTACTTTGGCACCATTCCAGCTATTGGAACTCAATGTCATCTCTGCCCAAGATTTGAAACCGGTATGTCGTCGTAAAATGCGAACCTACGCGGTGGCTTGGGTGCATTCGGAGCGAAAACTTTCAACCCGAATTGACACCCAAGGCCACACCAACCCCACATGGAACGATAAGTTCGTTTTCCGCGTCGATGATGAGTTCCTCTATAGCGATACGTCTACTTTAATGATCGAAATCTATGCGGTGCATTGGTTCCGTGACATCCATGTAGGGACCGTTCGGGTTCTTGTTCAGAACCTTATCCCACCGGTTTCTCAAACGCGCAACCGCCAAGAGCTCCAACTGGGGATGAGATTCGTGGCGTTTCAGGTTTGGAGACCGTCGGGTCGGCCTCAAGGGATTTTGAACATTGGGGCGGCATTGCTCGATAGCTCAATGAGGAGCATGCCTTTGTATTTTCAAATGGGATCGTCGGCGGTCGGGTATCGACATTTGATGGGCGAGGAAGATGCGTTTCAAAGCTCGAATGTCAAGCCTCTTTCGAGCACAAAAAGCCATACCAATAACCATCAGTTTTTGGTTAATGGGTTGATCAAACCCGAGCTTCGACGAACTAAGAGTGATTCAAGTTCGCTTTTCGAGCCAGAATTAAGGCCCAGAAGATCGATGAAAGGATCATCGGTTGTCAATGGTGGGTCAGTTGTTAACGGATCGGAGATTGGCAAAAACAACTACAAGGTTAATTCTAGGGGAAGTTCGATGGTC of Gossypium raimondii isolate GPD5lz chromosome 3, ASM2569854v1, whole genome shotgun sequence contains these proteins:
- the LOC105796777 gene encoding nuclear transport factor 2 isoform X2, whose product is MFLKVGTYFVGQYYQVLQQEPHFVHQFYSDSSTMVRVDGNSRETAAAMLQIHALVMSLNFTGIEIKTAYSLESWNGGVLVMVSGSVQVKDFNFRRKFMQTFFLAPQEKGYFVLNDIFHYIDEEQIHQHPAVLLAQHNLDLKLNAFMTNPEPVPSYMLGGDIHGREFLAPDDAKENGLVDKYRFPEQQLQHAPESESIVENSSVHESNGLLLHTVNTGQEHVPPTIEEPVGEPQKQTYASILRVAKGQPAPLVVPQVPVNKNMPPVSDLDHDHHHNNSSNAVEVSGADMVNEISPVEYEGELKSVYVRNLPNTVSESEIMEEFKKFGEISPDGVVIRSRKDVSVCYAFVEFEDMTSVHNAVKAGIAQVAGQQVYIEERRPNSYIPSRGGRRGRGRGSYPTDASRGRFGARSYGRGGTYDGNDRDHSRSRGNGYYRPTPRQDRVVPGYQASRNGETS
- the LOC105796776 gene encoding RNA-binding protein CP31B, chloroplastic encodes the protein MAAAAAAAVVGSSFSQSIHTLKCLHFKQLAAADHHHTPLLRIPSARVLSPSLISHHQSYFTHELFPIAVVTVQKWRALKVSAAVAQQETAVTAESPVEEEKVEEVEGEAEAEAAVESTVNTKLYFGNLPYNVDSAQLAGIIQEYGSPELVEVLYNRETGKSRGFAFVTMSTIEDCNIIIQNLDGSEYLGRTLRVNFSDKPRAREPLYPETEYKLFVGNLSWSVTSEILTQAFQEYGNVVGARVLYDGETGRSRGYGFVSYSTKSEMEAAIQSLNGVELEGRALRVSLAQGRQPA
- the LOC105796778 gene encoding uncharacterized protein LOC105796778, with product MSTLAPFQLLELNVISAQDLKPVCRRKMRTYAVAWVHSERKLSTRIDTQGHTNPTWNDKFVFRVDDEFLYSDTSTLMIEIYAVHWFRDIHVGTVRVLVQNLIPPVSQTRNRQELQLGMRFVAFQVWRPSGRPQGILNIGAALLDSSMRSMPLYFQMGSSAVGYRHLMGEEDAFQSSNVKPLSSTKSHTNNHQFLVNGLIKPELRRTKSDSSSLFEPELRPRRSMKGSSVVNGGSVVNGSEIGKNNYKVNSRGSSMVNYVFDKSTDRKRKPSPTKGINGPKLISPPGKSPSGLTGGRKIWTDSELGPSPSEVAAAVLRNKNRKMEEMESSVGEGWSLDGSMEGLDSKLERWRTELPPVYDSSNEFSSFLSSQTPTTATKKSRHSRRRAHKKGLFSCFGNICGCEISVTCG
- the LOC105796777 gene encoding nuclear transport factor 2 isoform X3; the protein is MVSGSVQVKDFNFRRKFMQTFFLAPQEKGYFVLNDIFHYIDEEQIHQHPAVLLAQHNLDLKLNAFMTNPEPVPSYMLGGDIHGREFLAPDDAKENGLVDKYRFPEQQLQHAPESESIVENSSVHESNGLLLHTVNTGQEHVPPTIEEPVGEPQKQTYASILRVAKGQPAPLVVPQVPVNKNMPPVSDLDHDHHHNNSSNAVEVSGADMVNEISPVEYEGELKSVYVRNLPNTVSESEIMEEFKKFGEISPDGVVIRSRKDVSVCYAFVEFEDMTSVHNAVKAGIAQVAGQQVYIEERRPNSYIPSRGGRRGRGRGSYPTDASRGRFGARSYGRGGTYDGNDRDHSRSRGNGYYRPTPRQDRVVPGYQASRNGETS
- the LOC105796777 gene encoding nuclear transport factor 2 isoform X1 — translated: MASPYPIPVSATQVGTYFVGQYYQVLQQEPHFVHQFYSDSSTMVRVDGNSRETAAAMLQIHALVMSLNFTGIEIKTAYSLESWNGGVLVMVSGSVQVKDFNFRRKFMQTFFLAPQEKGYFVLNDIFHYIDEEQIHQHPAVLLAQHNLDLKLNAFMTNPEPVPSYMLGGDIHGREFLAPDDAKENGLVDKYRFPEQQLQHAPESESIVENSSVHESNGLLLHTVNTGQEHVPPTIEEPVGEPQKQTYASILRVAKGQPAPLVVPQVPVNKNMPPVSDLDHDHHHNNSSNAVEVSGADMVNEISPVEYEGELKSVYVRNLPNTVSESEIMEEFKKFGEISPDGVVIRSRKDVSVCYAFVEFEDMTSVHNAVKAGIAQVAGQQVYIEERRPNSYIPSRGGRRGRGRGSYPTDASRGRFGARSYGRGGTYDGNDRDHSRSRGNGYYRPTPRQDRVVPGYQASRNGETS